A portion of the Anabas testudineus chromosome 22, fAnaTes1.2, whole genome shotgun sequence genome contains these proteins:
- the zmp:0000000662 gene encoding RING finger protein 145, translating to MPRLEELANVALRVPSILVLDLLYKCDIEGLTEHLKAKNEDMLFKYKYVIWNMYYLGHLINVVVLVLPLRHIVTLYLHMLVALLLYMGHQISKDYVREELQYGYEGAVYLDSLAFNRFVSAMTSQIILSTLCAFLMKTRKVWLFSAHMLPLLARLCTAPHTTLLTVNTFSMGLSGAAITMFLLSNLFVPYSLARAAYSELLQLEVIELYRLLAVGISLWNQFAVPVLFTVFWFVLFVVQLCSDTMSGNAASAAHQGIMFFLLTSVSECCATPYSLLGLTFVVSYLALGLLNLCKFYLGGYAAVQNENVMHRGVTEGVTLLLLALQTGLLDMQALQRTFLLSIILFIVVTSTLQSMIEITDPIVLALGASRNRSLWKHFRGLSMCLLLLVFPVFMAYKISQFFHMDFWLLILVSSCMLTSLQVTGTMLIYSLFMVELFRSDPIESLDEVIYWVNAVSRVLEFVVALCVVAYGTWESLFGEWSWMGASVIIIHSYFNVWLRAQSGWRSFLLRQEAAKKINSLPRATAQQLQQHNDVCSICFQDMSSAVITYCGHFFHGNCLRKWLYVQETCPMCHQTVQPSQQGQNQPFGDSPAAPPQRDTEPEPAAQEGDSNPNTDPHQEMQSDDVTPGPTEQQLEEGGSFGDGDCGTEEKDHPAQGLCFSSRGDFVGFISPVTCCSSGGLSSPHDLPGKTLSNHQDEENGNDSPPSPTQNTLNESVVDCQDSKEAEFKDSFTSCSGLPQHVNGQQDGPPKSWNSLKSPESSDQADKNQGAVPHPVNQTFDNSELLDCTNDSQSHKGNGTCPNLDLDRLTGAEPVPRLSSSDTTFSCTSTDDHD from the exons ATGCCTCGCCTGGAAGAGTTGGCCAACGTTGCCCTCAGGGTGCCAAGCATCCTGGTGCTGGACCTGCTGTATAAATGTGACATTGAAGGTTTAACAGAGCATCTGAAGGCTAAAAATGAAGACATGCTCTTTAAATACAAGTATGTCATCTGGAACATGTACTACCTTG GTCATCTGATAAATGTGGTGGTTCTGGTTCTGCCATTGAGACACATTGTGACACTCTACCTCCATATGCTCGTTGCTCTTCTCCTGTACATGGGGCATCAGATTTCCAA GGATTATGTTCGCGAGGAGTTGCAGTATGGTTATGAAGGAGCAGTGTACCTGGATTCTTTGGCCTTCAACAGATTTGTCTCTGCAATGACAA GTCAGATTATTCTCAGCACGCTCTGTGCCTTCCTGATGAAGACCAGAAAGGTGTGGTTGTTCTCAGCTCACATGCTCCCACTGCTGGCTCGACTCTGCACTGCTCCTCACACCACACTGCTGACTGTCAACACTTTCTCCATGGGACTGAGTGGGGCGGCGATCACCATGTTCCTCCTCTCAAATCTCTTTGTGCCATATAGTCTTGCAAGGGCCGCCTATTCAGAGTTGCTTCAGCTGGAG GTGATCGAGCTGTACAGACTTCTTGCTGTGGGAATCTCTCTCTGGAACCAGTTTGCTGTCCCAGTGCTCTTCACTGTCTTCTGGTTTGTTCTTTTTGTCGTCCAGCTGTGCTCGGATACCATGTCGGGCAACGCCGCCTCAGCTGCCCATCAGGGAATCATGTTCTTCCTGCTCACAAG TGTCTCTGAATGCTGTGCCACACCGTACTCTCTTTTGGGTCTGACCTTCGTGGTGTCCTATCTGGCTCTTGGACTGCTCAACCTATGCAAGTTCTACCTAGGAGGTTATGCAGCTGTTCAGAATGAGAATGTCATGCACAG AGGAGTGACTGAGGGCGTCACTCTGCTCCTGCTCGCTCTTCAGACAGGTCTGTTAGATATGCAGGCACTGCAGCGCACCTTCCTCCTCAGCATCATCCTCTTCATCGTGGTGACTTCCACCCTGCAATCCATGATTGAAATAACAGATCCAATCGTTCTGGCCCTTGGTGCATCACGTAACAG GAGTCTCTGGAAACACTTCCGTGGTCTCAGCATGTGTCTGCTCCTGTTGGTTTTCCCCGTGTTTATGGCTTATAAAATCTCCCAATTCTTCCACATGGACTTCTGGCTCCTTATATTGGTTTCTAGCTGCATGCTGACTTCCCTCCAG gttACAGGCACTATGCTGATCTACTCCCTCTTTATGGTGGAGCTGTTTCGCAGCGACCCGATCGAGAGCCTCGATGAAGTGATCTACTGGGTGAACGCTGTCAGCAGGGTGCTAGAGTTTGTGGTGGCGCTTTGCGTGGTGGCGTACGGCACCTGGGAGTCACTGTTTGGGGAGTGGAGCTGGATGGGCGCTTCTGTCATTATCATTCACTCTTACTTCAACGTTTGGCTCAGAGCTCAGTCTGGGTGGAGGAGCTTCCTGCTCAGACAGGAAGCCGCAAAGAAGATCAACTCCCTCCCCAGAGCCAcagctcagcagctgcagcagcacaatgaCGTCTGCTCCATTTGTTTTCAG GATATGAGCTCTGCCGTGATCACATACTGTGGACATTTTTTCCATGGCAACTGCCTCCGCAAGTGGCTGTACGTGCAGGAGACCTGCCCCATGTGTCATCAAACGGTTCAACCCTCTCAGCAAGGTCAGAACCAACCTTTTGGCGActctccagcagctccacctcagagagacacagagccAGAACCGGCTGCACAGGAGGGAGATTCAAACCCGAACACCGACCCACACCAGGAGATGCAGAGTGATGATGTGACTCCTGGTCCCACTGAGCAACagctggaggagggaggaagctTTGGGGACGGAGACTGTGGTACAGAAGAAAAAGACCACCCAGCTCAAGGTCTTTGTTTTAGCTCCAGAGGAGACTTTGTTGGATTTATCAGCCCAGTGACGTGCTGCTCTTCAGGTGGCCTTTCTAGTCCCCATGATCTGCCGGGTAAAACTCTTTCTAACCACCAAGATGAGGAGAATGGAAATGACTCACCACCATCACCCACTCAAAATACTTTGAATGAGAGTGTGGTGGATTGCCAGGACTCTAAGGAAGCAGAGTTTAAAGACAGCTTTACATCCTGTTCTGGATTACCACAGCACGTCAATGGTCAACAAGATGGGCCACCTAAATCATGGAACAGTCTTAAGTCACCAGAATCAAGCGATCAAGCTGACAAAAATCAAGGGGCTGTGCCACATCCAGTGAACCAAACCTTTGATAACTCTGAACTATTAGACTGCACTAACGATTCTCAAAGTCATAAAGGTAACGGCACATGTCCAAACTTGGACCTGGACAGGCTTACAGGGGCTGAACCTGTC